One window of Planctomycetota bacterium genomic DNA carries:
- a CDS encoding outer membrane beta-barrel protein has protein sequence MNVASLCTVMGVLMAAPAAWGEGDAVRTPAPKEEEAVLAIDPLPRTLVEEEPLAGAEEEDLFEEASQVQPPRTGFSLGPRAGYLRARDADRGTWFGGVQARLRLSPAFALEGSIEFHQDEFADGSVEVTQYPVQATALLYPFPELPFQVYVLGGAGWYFTRFSFEDELEDLDDETDSVWGIHVGVGAELFAGDAFSLDADVRYIFLDESDDVSGGQFGEFDDDEMDFWQITLALNFRF, from the coding sequence ATGAACGTCGCGTCGCTGTGCACCGTGATGGGAGTTCTCATGGCGGCCCCCGCGGCATGGGGGGAAGGGGACGCGGTTCGGACGCCGGCTCCGAAGGAAGAAGAGGCTGTCTTGGCGATCGATCCTCTGCCCCGGACTCTGGTCGAGGAAGAGCCGCTCGCCGGCGCGGAAGAGGAGGATCTCTTCGAGGAGGCCTCCCAGGTGCAGCCTCCGCGGACGGGATTTTCTCTGGGACCCCGGGCCGGCTACCTTCGGGCGCGCGATGCGGACCGCGGCACGTGGTTCGGCGGCGTGCAGGCGCGCCTGCGCCTCTCGCCGGCATTCGCCCTCGAGGGATCGATCGAATTCCACCAGGACGAATTCGCCGACGGGAGCGTGGAGGTGACGCAATATCCCGTGCAGGCCACGGCGCTTTTGTACCCCTTTCCGGAACTTCCCTTCCAGGTGTACGTGCTGGGCGGCGCCGGCTGGTACTTCACGCGCTTCAGCTTCGAGGACGAGCTGGAGGATCTCGACGATGAGACCGACAGCGTGTGGGGCATCCACGTCGGCGTGGGCGCGGAGCTCTTCGCCGGAGACGCCTTCTCGCTCGACGCCGACGTCCGCTACATCTTTCTCGACGAGAGCGACGACGTTTCCGGCGGCCAGTTCGGCGAGTTCGACGACGACGAGATGGACTTCTGGCAGATCACGCTGGCGCTGAATTTTCGTTTCTGA